The following are encoded together in the Pseudomonas maumuensis genome:
- a CDS encoding non-ribosomal peptide synthetase yields the protein MNAADAQKLSRRFIELPQDKRRLFLEGMRREGIDFAQLPMSSCVGLSERDGLSYAQQRMWFLWQLEPQSAAYNLPMAVRLEGELQVQALEQAFTVLVARHECLRTTFAQDGERAVQRVAEPTQVGIQLFDLADLPEATRWERAHQQMAAQATQAFDLERGPLFGIALLRLAPQEHVLLLTLHHIIADGWSMNVLIDEFMRSYDALVAGREPALAEIKVHYRDYALWQRSWLEAGERERQLDYWREQLGDEHPLLELPTDRPYPAQPSHLGERLELVLDSGLREDLKQLAQQHGVTLSTVLLAVFKTLLHRYSGQADIRVGGLIANRNRSETEGLVGFFVNTQVLRSQFSAQTPFSDLLRSLHQASVGAQAHQDLPFDALIEALQPQRSQSHTPLFQVMFNHQPLVTDLKDVRLDCGLRVGYLSAEQLAGSRRQHAATSDLMLDTREEGEQVFAAFTYATDIFDEATISALAGHWRNLLRAVCNDPRQRLGELPMLAEAERQALLCPVADVAPWEPVQRLFETQAARSGEALALILANGAEAPSMRYAELNARSNRLAHYLRRQGVGPDSLVGVALDRSLDLAVALLAVLKAGGAYVPLDLQAPSERLGHVLEDSGLQWLLTTSAQLPGLPAREAVRCLCLDQLPLADEPASDLPLTVVPDNLAYVIYTSGSTGRPKGVAISHGALSEFIARAIDYSDLREGDRVLQFATSSFDGFVEQFFPPLCHGACVVLRDTRLWDSAALHEVLIEHGVTLADLPAAYWYWLVQDFAARPPASYGALRQIHVGGEAMAVDGLRLWQLAGLGHVRLLNTYGPTEATVVSTIHDCTGLGHEAVSWRGIPIGQGLAQRRLYILDDDLELLPQGAVGELYIGGPGLARGYHGQPSLTAQRFVADPFAQGERLYRTGDRARLGADGAIEYIGRVDHQVKVRGFRIELGEIEARLQQCPGVREAVVLALPMAGGLQLVAYVVPDAAEQDAAEQARLRQQIRSLLKARLPEYMVPGHLLLLPRLPLTPSGKLDRKALPAPDPSALQAEYRAPQSAVEQQLAQIWMQVLNVPKVGLDDHFFELGGHSLLAAQVLARIKDQLGLVLPLRSLFEQPALGDLAAELARLQGGDTDDDWSDMDAFLGSLEGVEA from the coding sequence ATGAATGCCGCAGACGCCCAGAAACTTTCCCGCCGTTTCATCGAGTTGCCCCAGGACAAGCGTCGCTTGTTCCTTGAAGGGATGCGACGCGAGGGTATCGATTTCGCGCAGTTGCCCATGTCGTCCTGTGTTGGCCTGAGCGAGCGCGACGGCCTGTCCTACGCCCAGCAGCGCATGTGGTTCCTCTGGCAGCTGGAGCCGCAAAGCGCCGCCTACAACCTGCCGATGGCCGTGCGTCTGGAAGGCGAGCTGCAAGTGCAGGCGCTGGAGCAGGCCTTCACCGTGCTGGTCGCTCGCCACGAATGCCTGCGCACCACCTTCGCCCAGGACGGCGAGCGCGCCGTGCAGCGGGTGGCCGAGCCAACGCAGGTAGGCATCCAACTGTTCGACCTGGCCGACCTGCCCGAGGCCACGCGCTGGGAGCGCGCCCACCAGCAAATGGCGGCCCAGGCCACCCAGGCCTTCGATCTTGAGCGTGGGCCGCTGTTCGGCATTGCCCTGCTGCGTCTGGCGCCCCAGGAGCATGTGCTGCTGCTGACCCTGCATCACATCATCGCCGACGGCTGGTCGATGAACGTCCTGATCGACGAATTCATGCGCAGCTACGACGCTCTGGTGGCGGGGCGCGAGCCTGCGCTGGCGGAAATCAAGGTGCATTACCGCGACTACGCACTGTGGCAGCGCAGCTGGCTGGAGGCCGGTGAGCGCGAGCGCCAGCTGGACTACTGGCGCGAACAGCTGGGCGACGAGCATCCGTTGCTGGAGCTGCCGACCGACCGTCCTTATCCGGCCCAGCCCAGTCATCTGGGCGAGCGCCTGGAACTGGTGCTGGACAGTGGTCTGCGCGAAGATCTCAAGCAACTGGCCCAGCAGCACGGCGTGACCCTGTCCACGGTGCTGTTGGCGGTGTTCAAGACCTTGCTGCACCGCTACAGCGGGCAGGCCGACATCCGCGTCGGCGGCCTGATCGCCAATCGCAACCGCAGTGAAACCGAGGGGCTGGTCGGTTTCTTCGTCAACACCCAGGTGCTGCGCAGCCAGTTCAGTGCGCAGACGCCGTTCAGCGACCTGCTGCGTAGCCTGCACCAGGCCTCGGTCGGCGCCCAGGCGCACCAGGACCTGCCGTTCGACGCGCTGATCGAAGCCTTGCAGCCCCAGCGCAGCCAGAGCCACACGCCGCTGTTCCAGGTGATGTTCAACCACCAGCCGCTGGTCACCGACCTCAAGGACGTGCGCCTGGACTGCGGCCTGCGCGTGGGCTACCTGAGTGCCGAGCAACTGGCCGGCAGCCGCCGCCAGCATGCCGCCACCAGCGACCTGATGCTCGATACCCGGGAGGAGGGCGAGCAGGTGTTCGCCGCCTTCACCTATGCCACCGATATCTTCGATGAAGCCACCATCAGTGCGCTGGCCGGGCACTGGCGCAACCTGCTGCGCGCGGTGTGCAACGATCCGCGCCAGCGCCTGGGCGAGCTGCCGATGCTGGCCGAGGCCGAGCGCCAGGCGTTGCTGTGCCCGGTGGCCGATGTGGCGCCGTGGGAGCCGGTGCAGCGCCTGTTCGAAACCCAGGCCGCGCGCAGCGGCGAGGCGCTGGCGCTGATCCTGGCCAATGGCGCCGAGGCGCCGTCGATGCGCTATGCCGAGCTCAACGCCCGGAGCAATCGCCTGGCCCATTACCTGCGCCGCCAGGGCGTTGGCCCCGACAGCCTGGTCGGCGTGGCCCTGGATCGTTCGCTGGACCTCGCCGTGGCCCTGCTGGCCGTGCTCAAGGCTGGTGGCGCCTATGTGCCACTGGACCTGCAGGCCCCATCCGAGCGCCTGGGCCATGTGCTCGAGGACAGCGGCCTGCAATGGCTGTTGACCACCTCCGCGCAGTTGCCCGGCCTGCCGGCGCGGGAGGCAGTGCGCTGCCTGTGCCTGGACCAGCTGCCACTGGCGGACGAGCCGGCCAGTGACCTGCCGCTGACCGTCGTGCCCGACAACCTGGCCTATGTGATCTACACCTCCGGCTCCACCGGCCGGCCCAAGGGCGTGGCGATCAGCCACGGCGCCCTGAGCGAGTTCATCGCCCGCGCCATCGACTACAGCGACCTGCGCGAAGGCGATCGGGTGCTGCAGTTTGCTACCAGCAGCTTCGATGGTTTCGTCGAGCAGTTCTTCCCGCCGCTGTGCCATGGCGCCTGCGTGGTGCTGCGCGATACCCGCCTGTGGGACAGCGCCGCGCTGCACGAAGTGCTGATAGAGCACGGTGTGACCCTCGCCGACCTGCCGGCCGCCTACTGGTACTGGCTGGTGCAGGACTTCGCCGCGCGTCCGCCGGCCAGCTACGGCGCGCTGCGCCAGATCCACGTCGGCGGCGAGGCGATGGCGGTGGACGGGCTGCGCCTGTGGCAACTGGCCGGGCTCGGCCATGTGCGCCTGCTCAACACCTATGGTCCGACCGAGGCCACGGTGGTCTCGACCATTCACGACTGCACCGGGCTTGGCCATGAGGCAGTGTCCTGGCGTGGCATCCCCATTGGCCAGGGCCTGGCGCAGCGCCGCCTGTACATCCTCGACGATGACCTCGAACTGCTGCCCCAGGGCGCGGTGGGCGAGCTGTACATCGGCGGCCCGGGCCTGGCCCGTGGCTACCACGGCCAGCCATCACTGACTGCCCAGCGTTTCGTCGCCGATCCGTTCGCCCAGGGCGAACGCCTGTACCGCACCGGTGACCGCGCGCGCCTGGGCGCCGATGGCGCCATCGAATACATCGGTCGCGTCGATCACCAGGTCAAGGTGCGCGGTTTCCGCATCGAGCTCGGCGAGATCGAGGCGCGCCTGCAACAGTGCCCAGGGGTTCGCGAGGCAGTGGTGCTGGCCCTGCCGATGGCCGGTGGCCTGCAACTGGTGGCCTATGTGGTGCCTGACGCCGCCGAGCAGGATGCCGCCGAACAGGCGCGCTTGCGCCAGCAGATACGCAGCCTGCTCAAGGCGCGCCTGCCCGAGTACATGGTGCCCGGCCACCTGCTGCTGTTGCCACGCCTGCCCCTCACACCCAGCGGCAAGCTCGACCGCAAGGCCCTGCCGGCGCCGGACCCGAGTGCTTTGCAGGCCGAGTACCGGGCGCCGCAGAGCGCCGTCGAGCAACAACTGGCGCAGATCTGGATGCAGGTGCTGAACGTGCCGAAGGTCGGCCTGGACGATCACTTCTTCGAACTCGGCGGGCACTCGTTGCTGGCCGCCCAGGTGCTGGCGCGGATCAAGGATCAGCTGGGCCTGGTGCTGCCATTGCGCAGCCTGTTCGAACAACCGGCGCTGGGTGACCTGGCCGCCGAGCTGGCCCGGCTGCAGGGCGGCGATACGGATGACGACTGGTCGGATATGGACGCGTTCCTGGGTTCCTTGGAAGGGGTTGAGGCATGA